In the genome of Deinococcus deserti VCD115, one region contains:
- a CDS encoding ABC transporter ATP-binding protein has translation MPESLLEVQDLGIRFGGLHAVRDVTTHIPAGQITAIIGPNGAGKSTFFNLISGFYQPTSGSIRFDGEDITRLKTHEVVSRGIARTFQTTTIYKELSVLEGVMIGHRVRTRAGLFDALLYTARERRDQAASHAGAMRALERVGLAAQAHLPAGALTQEGQKRVGIAMALASDPKLLLLDEPAAGMNPEETVNLMALIRELVRGGLTVALVEHKMSLVMGLADGIVVLHHGQKIAQGTPQEVSRDPAVIEAYLGGHAHGGQMGNTGKVPAAAEGASHA, from the coding sequence ATGCCTGAGAGCCTCCTGGAAGTGCAGGACCTGGGCATCCGCTTCGGTGGCCTGCACGCGGTGCGCGACGTCACGACGCATATTCCGGCCGGACAGATCACCGCGATCATCGGCCCGAACGGTGCAGGAAAAAGTACCTTTTTCAACCTGATCAGCGGCTTCTACCAGCCGACCTCCGGCAGCATCCGCTTCGACGGCGAGGACATTACCCGCCTGAAAACCCACGAGGTGGTTTCACGCGGCATTGCCCGGACCTTCCAGACCACCACCATCTACAAGGAACTCAGTGTCCTCGAGGGCGTCATGATCGGCCACCGGGTGCGCACCCGCGCCGGTCTGTTCGACGCGCTGCTGTACACCGCCCGTGAACGCCGGGACCAGGCCGCAAGTCACGCCGGCGCCATGCGGGCCCTGGAGCGGGTGGGGCTCGCGGCGCAGGCGCACCTGCCGGCCGGGGCGCTGACCCAGGAAGGACAGAAGCGGGTCGGGATCGCCATGGCCCTGGCCAGTGATCCCAAACTGCTGCTGCTGGACGAACCCGCCGCGGGCATGAACCCCGAGGAGACTGTCAACCTGATGGCCCTGATCCGCGAGCTGGTCAGAGGTGGGCTGACGGTCGCCCTGGTGGAGCACAAGATGAGCCTGGTCATGGGACTGGCCGACGGCATCGTGGTGCTGCACCATGGGCAGAAGATTGCTCAGGGCACCCCGCAGGAAGTCAGCCGCGATCCAGCGGTGATTGAGGCCTACCTGGGCGGGCACGCCCACGGCGGCCAGATGGGCAACACCGGCAAGGTGCCGGCAGCCGCAGAGGGAGCCAGCCATGCTTGA
- a CDS encoding branched-chain amino acid ABC transporter permease — protein sequence MTTFLQQLFNALALGGVYALVALGLTLVYGVMRVPNFAHGGLYMLGAYLTFAGLTLLKISYVPALLLSAVVVALLAALMERVIFYPLRNAPHVHPMIAALGVLFFLEALIAHPAVFGPDFKQIAEPVPGIATIAGVVITWQRLIVIAASVAAMLGLNFFLKRTLTGATIEAMAQNREGARLVGINTDRVGMLTFAISGALAAIAASLIAPINSVTPSMGEVMNLKVFAIIILGGMGSVPGAIVGAFLLAFSEVFGGFYINLDFADVIGFAMLVLVLAIKPQGLFRRST from the coding sequence TTGACGACATTTCTGCAACAACTCTTCAACGCTCTGGCGCTGGGCGGCGTGTACGCCCTGGTGGCCCTGGGCCTCACACTGGTCTACGGCGTGATGCGGGTCCCGAACTTCGCGCACGGCGGCCTGTACATGCTGGGCGCATACCTGACCTTTGCGGGACTGACCCTGCTGAAAATCAGCTACGTGCCGGCGCTGCTGCTCTCGGCAGTCGTGGTGGCCCTGCTGGCCGCCCTGATGGAACGGGTCATCTTCTATCCGCTGCGCAACGCTCCGCACGTACACCCTATGATCGCGGCGCTGGGCGTGCTGTTCTTCCTGGAGGCGCTGATTGCGCACCCGGCGGTGTTCGGCCCGGATTTCAAGCAGATCGCCGAGCCTGTTCCGGGGATCGCGACCATCGCCGGCGTGGTGATCACCTGGCAGCGCCTGATCGTGATTGCCGCGAGCGTGGCAGCCATGCTGGGCCTGAACTTTTTCCTGAAGCGCACCCTGACCGGCGCGACCATCGAAGCGATGGCGCAAAACCGTGAGGGGGCGCGGCTGGTGGGCATCAACACCGACCGGGTGGGGATGCTGACCTTTGCCATTTCGGGCGCCCTGGCGGCCATTGCGGCCTCGCTGATCGCGCCAATCAACTCGGTGACCCCCAGCATGGGAGAGGTCATGAACCTCAAGGTCTTCGCCATCATCATTCTGGGCGGCATGGGCAGCGTGCCCGGCGCCATCGTCGGGGCGTTTCTGCTGGCGTTCTCGGAAGTATTCGGGGGCTTTTACATCAACCTTGACTTTGCAGACGTGATTGGCTTTGCCATGCTGGTGCTGGTGCTGGCCATCAAGCCGCAGGGACTGTTCCGGAGAAGCACATGA
- a CDS encoding ABC transporter ATP-binding protein → MLEVRDLCVKYGHFTALQDINLSVQTGEIVVLLGANGAGKSTLFRTLSGLQRPSSGSATWNGTPLTGGRPEFNVAHGVAQCPEGRLLFPDLSVEKNLRLGAFVHRSDPAGTARELERVYELFPALVEKRSAPAGSLSGGQQQMVAIARSLMARPQLLLLDEPSLGLAPLVVEQVFEAVQRVNAAGVSVLLAEQNAFAALGIAHRGYVLEGGRVTLQGAQHDLMTDDRVRSAYLGV, encoded by the coding sequence ATGCTTGAGGTGCGGGATCTGTGCGTCAAATACGGGCATTTTACCGCCCTGCAGGACATCAACCTCAGCGTGCAGACCGGCGAGATCGTGGTGCTGCTGGGCGCCAACGGCGCCGGCAAAAGCACGCTGTTCCGGACCCTGTCGGGCCTGCAGCGCCCTTCGTCGGGCAGCGCGACCTGGAACGGCACGCCGCTGACCGGGGGGCGTCCGGAGTTCAACGTGGCGCATGGCGTCGCCCAGTGCCCCGAGGGCCGACTGCTGTTTCCGGACCTCAGCGTGGAAAAGAACCTGCGCCTGGGGGCCTTTGTGCACCGCAGCGATCCTGCCGGTACCGCACGGGAGCTCGAGCGCGTATATGAACTGTTTCCGGCGCTGGTCGAAAAACGCAGCGCACCGGCCGGCAGCCTGTCGGGGGGCCAGCAGCAGATGGTGGCCATTGCCCGTTCGCTGATGGCCCGTCCGCAGCTGCTGCTGCTGGACGAACCCAGCCTCGGCCTCGCCCCGCTGGTGGTCGAGCAGGTCTTCGAGGCGGTGCAGCGGGTCAATGCCGCGGGCGTCAGCGTGCTGCTGGCCGAGCAGAACGCGTTTGCGGCGCTGGGCATCGCTCACCGCGGATATGTGCTCGAAGGCGGGCGGGTAACCCTGCAGGGTGCCCAGCACGACCTGATGACCGACGACCGCGTGCGCAGCGCCTACCTGGGCGTGTAG
- a CDS encoding ATP-binding protein produces MSLRPASSRPVRLSVPELAREVALPYTPRLLRVQARVFLITLGAFLLLALPLALLASLVLRGGLHQTFADRALRESQLMATLPPVRAALSGDTASREQLNALVNRYRLVLGADYIVITDRLTNRLTHPNPDQIGQRMVGGDFQAFLRGRSLTETVEGTLGPSVRAKVPVLGEGDRVLGLASVGFLLPRVEDVFWNVVRAALPWYLAALGLALLLANLLARRVRATLLDLEPEQVAGGLLHFRTVLNTLQDGVLVVRGGQIYVMNPQARAMLGASNRLPVPLRDLLPDLPAQEDHAPHTLDVRGQPVLVDVHTAEDGAQVVTLRDLARVQALADELTQSRRYAELLRAQTHEFTNRLHMLAGLLHLGETQEALQLIHAQAARHTAHAEAVRRLGHVRLAALLLGKFDRAAELGVELTIDPLSDLPDTLAPGVLDTLELAAGNLIENACEAASGLPDAQVRVLIAADPEGLVLEVRDTGSGVPPAFLTSLTHRGVSSKGNGRGVGLALVQARATALGGTLTHDRLADPTGRQWTRFTLDLPTGDTP; encoded by the coding sequence GTGTCGCTTCGTCCGGCGTCTTCCCGCCCGGTTCGGCTGAGTGTGCCCGAACTGGCACGCGAGGTTGCGCTGCCGTACACGCCGCGGCTGCTGCGCGTTCAGGCCCGGGTGTTTCTGATCACGCTGGGGGCCTTTTTGCTGCTGGCCCTGCCCCTGGCTCTGCTGGCCAGTCTGGTGCTGCGCGGCGGCCTGCACCAGACCTTCGCCGACCGGGCGCTGCGCGAGTCGCAGCTGATGGCCACCCTGCCTCCGGTGAGGGCGGCGCTCAGCGGCGACACGGCCTCGCGCGAGCAGCTCAATGCGCTGGTCAACCGCTACCGGCTGGTGCTGGGCGCCGACTACATCGTGATCACGGACCGCTTGACCAACCGCCTGACGCATCCCAACCCGGACCAGATCGGCCAGCGCATGGTGGGCGGTGACTTTCAGGCCTTCCTGCGCGGCCGGAGCCTGACCGAGACCGTGGAGGGCACGCTGGGGCCTTCGGTGCGGGCCAAGGTGCCGGTGCTGGGTGAGGGCGACCGGGTGCTGGGGCTGGCCAGCGTGGGCTTCCTGCTGCCCCGTGTGGAAGATGTGTTCTGGAACGTGGTGCGCGCCGCGCTGCCCTGGTATCTGGCGGCACTGGGGCTCGCGCTGCTGCTGGCCAACCTGCTGGCGCGCCGGGTGCGGGCCACGCTGCTGGACCTGGAACCCGAGCAGGTAGCAGGCGGGCTGCTGCACTTCCGCACGGTGCTCAACACTCTGCAAGACGGCGTGCTGGTGGTGCGGGGCGGGCAGATCTACGTTATGAACCCGCAGGCCCGGGCGATGCTGGGCGCCTCGAACCGTCTGCCGGTGCCTCTCAGGGATCTGTTGCCTGACCTGCCTGCGCAGGAGGACCATGCTCCTCACACCCTGGATGTGCGTGGGCAACCGGTGCTGGTGGATGTGCACACGGCTGAGGATGGAGCGCAGGTGGTCACCCTGCGCGATCTGGCGCGGGTGCAGGCGCTGGCCGATGAGCTCACCCAGTCACGCCGGTACGCCGAGCTGCTGCGCGCGCAGACGCACGAATTCACCAACCGGCTGCACATGCTGGCCGGGCTGCTGCACCTGGGCGAAACGCAGGAGGCCCTGCAGCTTATTCACGCGCAGGCGGCGCGCCACACCGCCCATGCCGAGGCGGTCAGGCGGCTGGGTCATGTACGGCTCGCCGCGCTGCTGCTGGGCAAGTTCGACCGGGCTGCTGAACTGGGGGTGGAGCTGACTATCGATCCGCTCTCGGACCTGCCGGACACGCTGGCGCCAGGCGTGCTGGACACTCTGGAGCTGGCCGCCGGCAACCTGATCGAAAACGCCTGTGAAGCCGCCAGTGGACTCCCGGACGCCCAGGTGCGGGTGCTGATCGCAGCAGACCCGGAAGGTCTGGTTCTGGAAGTGCGCGACACGGGAAGCGGTGTGCCACCCGCCTTCCTGACGTCCCTGACGCATAGAGGAGTCAGCAGCAAAGGCAATGGGCGGGGCGTGGGACTGGCATTGGTGCAGGCACGGGCGACCGCGCTTGGGGGAACGCTGACGCATGACCGCCTTGCCGACCCCACCGGGCGGCAGTGGACCCGCTTTACCCTGGACCTACCCACCGGAGACACCCCATGA
- a CDS encoding BMP family lipoprotein — MKFSYLSALSLLSLVSGVSHAQSEPAIGVVLDAGGKNDRSFNQSAYQGVLRAQKDLGIKVEVFEPTTAGDVGRGIQQFSTQRKDLIIGIGFNSLESIDRAAKTNSNLRYAAVDALPTGNNTMGLRFREHEGSFLVGYLAGLSSSTGVVGFVGGMDIPLIHKFEAGFAAGVKLACPKCQVIARYLGSTPAAFNNIPGAVALAGGMKNKGADVIFAAAGGSGRGVINFVTRTQCIRAEELPAGVSFSNNTFAKVNKSVAYQKACAGNTRPMFFIGVDSNQNYLGDTDGKPATLNHGLTSMVKRVDNAVYSVIRSMVKGEPWRPGDINFSLENEGVEYAMDAYNDKLIIPAVREKVEKVKGLIISGGIKVPSK, encoded by the coding sequence GTGAAATTTTCCTATCTGTCTGCTCTTTCCTTACTTTCGCTGGTCAGTGGCGTCAGCCACGCCCAGTCCGAACCCGCCATCGGGGTCGTGCTCGATGCAGGAGGCAAAAACGACCGCTCATTCAACCAGAGTGCCTATCAGGGCGTGCTGCGCGCCCAGAAGGATCTGGGCATCAAGGTCGAGGTCTTTGAGCCCACCACCGCAGGTGACGTGGGGCGCGGTATCCAGCAGTTCAGCACCCAGCGCAAGGACCTGATTATCGGCATCGGTTTCAACAGCCTCGAGAGCATCGACCGCGCGGCCAAGACCAATTCGAACCTGCGCTACGCCGCCGTCGACGCCCTGCCCACCGGCAACAACACCATGGGCCTGCGCTTCCGTGAGCACGAGGGCAGCTTCCTGGTGGGCTATCTGGCCGGCCTGAGCAGCAGTACCGGCGTGGTCGGCTTCGTGGGCGGCATGGACATCCCCCTGATCCACAAGTTCGAGGCCGGCTTTGCGGCGGGCGTGAAACTGGCCTGCCCCAAGTGCCAGGTCATCGCCCGTTACCTGGGCAGCACGCCAGCGGCCTTCAACAACATCCCTGGCGCCGTTGCGCTGGCCGGCGGTATGAAGAACAAGGGCGCGGACGTGATTTTCGCCGCGGCGGGCGGCAGTGGACGCGGTGTGATCAATTTCGTGACCCGCACCCAGTGCATCAGGGCCGAGGAACTGCCGGCCGGCGTAAGTTTCAGCAACAACACCTTTGCGAAGGTGAACAAGAGCGTGGCGTACCAGAAGGCCTGCGCTGGCAACACGCGTCCAATGTTCTTCATCGGCGTGGACAGCAACCAGAACTACCTGGGCGACACCGACGGCAAACCCGCGACCCTGAACCACGGCCTGACCAGCATGGTCAAGCGTGTGGACAACGCGGTGTACAGCGTGATTCGTTCGATGGTCAAAGGCGAGCCGTGGCGCCCCGGCGACATCAATTTCAGCCTGGAGAACGAAGGCGTGGAATACGCTATGGACGCGTACAACGACAAGCTGATCATCCCCGCCGTGCGCGAGAAGGTCGAGAAGGTCAAGGGCCTGATCATCAGCGGCGGCATCAAGGTCCCCTCCAAGTAA
- a CDS encoding dicarboxylate/amino acid:cation symporter: MPKIFRSLYVQVLIAIALGILTGFLFPSLGESLKPLGDGFIKLIKMIIAPIIFATVVSGIAHMRDTKKVGRVGGKALLYFELVTTFALVIGLVIVNILGPGRGMNIDPASLDTSGISKYTDAAGEQTVADFILHIIPDTLISAFTQGDLLQVLLVAVLFGFALLRLGKVGDTILKGIDTVNQVIFVILGFVMRLAPIGAFGAMAFTIGKYGVGSLAQLGYLMITFYATCALFIFGVLGLIARMSGFSILKLIRYIKEELLLVLGTSSSESALPRLMVKLEHAGAEKSVVGLVVPSGYSFNLDGTSIYLTMAAMFIAQATNTELSLGQQLGLLGVLLLTSKGAAGVTGSGFITLAATLSAVGDVPVAGLALILGIDRFMSEARALTNFIGNAVAALVIAKSERAVDVDRLTRALNGEDLPTIEPDVHSEERGEGRELDSLRPA; this comes from the coding sequence ATGCCTAAGATTTTCCGCAGTCTGTACGTGCAGGTGCTGATCGCCATTGCGCTTGGCATCCTGACCGGGTTTCTGTTTCCCAGCCTGGGAGAGAGCCTCAAACCTCTGGGCGACGGCTTTATCAAGCTGATCAAGATGATCATCGCGCCGATCATCTTCGCCACGGTCGTCAGTGGGATCGCCCACATGCGCGACACCAAAAAAGTCGGCCGGGTGGGCGGCAAGGCACTGCTGTACTTCGAGCTGGTCACCACCTTCGCCCTGGTGATCGGGCTGGTCATTGTCAACATCCTGGGCCCGGGCCGTGGCATGAACATCGATCCGGCCAGCCTGGACACCAGCGGCATCAGCAAGTACACCGACGCTGCCGGCGAGCAGACGGTCGCGGACTTCATCCTGCACATCATTCCCGACACGCTGATCAGCGCCTTTACCCAGGGTGATCTGCTTCAGGTGCTGCTGGTGGCCGTGTTGTTCGGCTTCGCTCTGCTGCGCCTGGGCAAGGTCGGCGACACCATTCTGAAGGGCATCGACACGGTGAACCAGGTCATCTTCGTGATTCTGGGCTTCGTGATGCGTCTGGCACCCATCGGCGCGTTCGGAGCGATGGCCTTTACCATCGGCAAGTACGGGGTAGGCAGTCTGGCGCAGCTGGGATACCTGATGATCACCTTCTACGCCACCTGCGCGCTGTTTATCTTCGGTGTGCTGGGCCTGATCGCCCGCATGTCCGGCTTCAGCATCCTGAAGCTGATCCGCTATATCAAAGAAGAACTGCTGCTGGTCCTGGGCACCAGCTCCAGCGAGTCGGCGCTGCCGCGCCTGATGGTCAAGCTCGAGCATGCGGGCGCCGAGAAAAGCGTCGTGGGCCTGGTTGTTCCCAGCGGCTACTCGTTCAACCTGGACGGCACCAGTATCTACCTGACCATGGCCGCGATGTTCATCGCACAGGCCACCAACACTGAACTGAGCCTAGGCCAGCAGCTCGGCCTGCTGGGCGTGCTGCTGCTGACCAGCAAGGGTGCGGCAGGCGTGACGGGCAGCGGCTTTATCACCCTGGCCGCTACCCTGAGCGCCGTGGGCGATGTGCCGGTCGCGGGCCTGGCGCTGATCCTGGGGATTGACCGTTTCATGAGCGAGGCGCGCGCCCTGACCAACTTCATCGGCAACGCGGTGGCGGCGCTGGTGATTGCCAAGAGTGAACGGGCGGTAGACGTCGACCGGCTGACCCGCGCCCTGAACGGTGAGGATCTGCCGACCATCGAGCCCGACGTGCATTCCGAGGAACGGGGCGAAGGCCGCGAACTCGACAGCCTGCGTCCTGCCTGA
- a CDS encoding branched-chain amino acid ABC transporter permease, translating to MTALRTGPWGWAALFVAMALFPLLRPSGYLLDIGVNVMIYAMLAYGMNILLGYTGQLPLAHAGFFGIGAYTVGILTLKAGWNFWLAWPLAVVLCAVLGWLLGLVAFRTKGDAFAILTLAVGVIIMLVINKWDSLTGGNEGLNGINPPPGLEGLAQGLGMKLSGGFYYLALVALALTVLLVARTRASVFGRSLIAIRGGEDLARSAGIDVFQHKLRAMMLSTAIAGFAGGLYAVYVGFLGAAATGPVMTFTVLLYLLVGGLGTLAGPLLGPALMYTLTQNLKGLQDYQYLVFGPLLVLLVMFAPHGIAGGWERLMARRRAARPPTPSPTPEKAVDHA from the coding sequence ATGACCGCGCTCCGCACCGGGCCGTGGGGCTGGGCCGCGCTGTTCGTGGCGATGGCGCTGTTTCCGCTGCTGCGGCCCTCGGGCTATCTGCTGGACATCGGCGTGAACGTCATGATCTACGCCATGCTGGCCTACGGCATGAATATCCTGCTGGGCTATACCGGGCAGCTGCCTCTGGCGCACGCCGGGTTTTTCGGCATCGGGGCCTACACGGTGGGCATCCTGACGCTCAAGGCCGGCTGGAACTTCTGGCTGGCGTGGCCGCTCGCGGTGGTGCTGTGTGCCGTTCTGGGCTGGCTGTTGGGTCTGGTGGCCTTCCGCACCAAAGGGGACGCCTTTGCGATTCTGACGCTGGCAGTCGGCGTGATCATCATGCTGGTAATCAACAAGTGGGACAGCCTGACCGGCGGCAACGAGGGCCTGAACGGCATCAACCCGCCGCCCGGCCTGGAGGGCTTGGCCCAGGGACTGGGAATGAAGCTCTCGGGCGGCTTCTATTACCTGGCGCTGGTGGCACTGGCGCTGACCGTGCTGCTGGTGGCCCGCACCCGTGCCAGTGTGTTCGGCCGTTCGCTGATCGCCATCCGCGGTGGTGAGGATCTCGCTCGCAGCGCGGGAATTGACGTATTCCAGCACAAACTGCGGGCCATGATGCTGTCGACCGCCATCGCAGGCTTCGCAGGCGGGCTGTACGCCGTATATGTGGGCTTCCTGGGCGCCGCTGCGACGGGCCCGGTCATGACCTTCACCGTGCTGCTGTACCTGCTGGTGGGCGGGCTGGGTACCCTGGCCGGGCCACTGCTCGGACCAGCACTGATGTATACCCTGACCCAGAACCTCAAGGGCCTGCAGGACTACCAGTATCTGGTGTTCGGACCGCTGCTGGTGCTGCTGGTGATGTTCGCGCCGCACGGTATTGCTGGTGGCTGGGAACGGCTGATGGCGCGTCGGCGTGCCGCCAGGCCTCCCACACCCTCCCCTACTCCGGAAAAGGCGGTGGATCATGCCTGA
- the sugE gene encoding quaternary ammonium compound efflux SMR transporter SugE, whose product MAWTLLVLAGLLEVGWAVGLKYTQGFTRPLPTLLTVLSMIASLGLLGLAARTLPIGTAYGVWVGIGAVGAAVLGVVLFGEAMTPARLLFLTLMVVAILGLKVTSGH is encoded by the coding sequence ATGGCATGGACATTGCTGGTGCTGGCCGGTCTGCTGGAAGTGGGCTGGGCGGTTGGTCTGAAGTACACGCAGGGCTTTACCCGGCCGCTGCCCACCCTGCTGACGGTACTGAGCATGATCGCCAGCCTGGGGCTGCTGGGGCTGGCTGCCCGCACCCTGCCAATTGGAACGGCGTACGGCGTATGGGTGGGCATCGGCGCGGTGGGCGCTGCGGTGCTGGGCGTAGTGCTGTTCGGCGAGGCCATGACGCCTGCTCGGCTGCTGTTCCTGACGTTGATGGTGGTGGCCATTCTCGGGCTGAAGGTCACCAGCGGTCACTGA
- a CDS encoding response regulator, with the protein MTRAPIRTLIVEDDPQIADLHRRLLERAGGFEVLGSAETLRIARAMSRTLRPDLLLLDVHLPDGRGLDLLRELRLEGAQVDAVLVTAASDASSVQSALLHGAADYLVKPATPERFALALERVRERAALWAQRDVRQGHLDALFTPLADDASGLDAETLRRVRAALRDGAAHTAQEVGQALGLSRVTAWRYLEYLTAQGEVSAAADARSVGRPAKRYRRA; encoded by the coding sequence ATGACCCGTGCTCCCATTCGTACCCTGATTGTCGAGGACGATCCGCAGATTGCCGATCTGCACCGCCGTCTGCTGGAGCGCGCAGGAGGCTTCGAGGTACTGGGCAGCGCCGAGACCCTGCGCATTGCAAGGGCCATGAGCCGCACCCTGCGCCCGGATCTGCTGCTGCTGGACGTGCACCTGCCGGATGGACGCGGCCTTGACCTGCTGCGTGAGCTGCGGCTCGAAGGCGCCCAGGTGGACGCGGTGCTGGTGACGGCGGCCAGTGACGCTTCCAGCGTACAAAGTGCCCTGCTGCACGGTGCCGCCGACTATCTGGTCAAACCGGCCACACCCGAACGCTTCGCGCTGGCCCTGGAGCGGGTGCGTGAACGTGCCGCGCTGTGGGCACAGAGAGATGTGCGTCAGGGGCATCTGGACGCCCTGTTCACGCCACTGGCGGACGACGCCTCAGGCCTGGACGCCGAAACCCTGCGCCGGGTCCGTGCGGCCCTGCGTGACGGCGCCGCCCATACCGCCCAGGAAGTGGGTCAGGCCCTGGGTTTAAGCCGCGTCACCGCCTGGCGCTACCTGGAATACCTGACGGCCCAGGGTGAGGTCAGTGCCGCAGCGGACGCGCGCAGTGTGGGCCGCCCGGCCAAACGCTACCGCCGCGCCTAG
- a CDS encoding ABC transporter substrate-binding protein, with protein sequence MKKRTLISLSLLPFLAGSALADKVVSIGFSGPLSGGAAFYGKDTQSGVEMAIEELNRKGIRVKGEKVTFKLVSLDDRYLPNETATNVKRMTSQDIGVIFVPHSGGILTVQPMTSRDNFLLVAYSSEPKILEAKNPMTFMLPPRYDNYLQPFTATQMKAYGKKLGLIGTTSAYGKQWTEAITAEWKKQGGTVGANNGVDYNTTVDYSAAVTKALAEKPDVLFVGGPSQPTALVIKAAREQGFKGGFIVMDQAKFEQMDTMIPAAYLSGSVGVLPTKEFPGTNIFISQYQKVYKKIPTSEAGLNYMGMHVIAKAMELAGSTDPKAIRAKLDDAAKALPLSKTVYKLHGVTENGHVDAEFIIASVKNGKYTKLRVPKVFK encoded by the coding sequence ATGAAGAAGCGCACCCTTATATCGTTGTCCCTTCTCCCGTTCCTGGCTGGTTCCGCGCTGGCAGACAAAGTCGTCAGCATTGGCTTCAGCGGTCCACTTTCCGGTGGCGCCGCGTTTTACGGCAAGGACACCCAGAGCGGCGTTGAAATGGCCATTGAGGAGCTGAACCGCAAAGGTATCCGCGTCAAAGGCGAGAAGGTCACCTTCAAGCTGGTCTCCCTGGATGACCGCTACCTGCCCAATGAAACGGCCACCAACGTCAAACGCATGACCAGCCAGGACATCGGCGTGATCTTCGTTCCGCATTCCGGCGGCATCCTGACCGTACAGCCCATGACCAGCCGTGACAACTTCCTGCTGGTGGCTTATTCCTCCGAGCCGAAGATCCTGGAAGCCAAAAACCCCATGACCTTCATGCTGCCGCCCCGTTACGACAACTACCTGCAGCCGTTCACTGCCACCCAGATGAAAGCTTATGGCAAGAAGCTGGGCCTGATCGGCACCACCAGCGCCTACGGCAAACAGTGGACCGAAGCCATTACCGCCGAGTGGAAGAAGCAGGGCGGCACGGTCGGCGCCAACAACGGAGTGGACTACAACACCACCGTGGACTACAGCGCCGCCGTCACCAAGGCACTGGCCGAAAAGCCCGACGTGCTGTTCGTCGGCGGTCCCAGCCAGCCCACCGCACTGGTGATCAAGGCTGCGCGCGAGCAGGGCTTCAAGGGCGGGTTCATCGTGATGGACCAGGCCAAGTTCGAGCAGATGGACACCATGATTCCTGCTGCCTACCTCAGTGGCAGCGTAGGCGTGCTGCCCACCAAGGAATTCCCAGGCACCAACATCTTTATCAGCCAGTACCAGAAGGTCTACAAGAAGATTCCCACCAGTGAAGCCGGCCTGAACTACATGGGTATGCACGTGATTGCCAAGGCGATGGAACTCGCCGGCAGCACCGATCCCAAGGCAATCCGCGCCAAGCTGGACGACGCTGCCAAGGCACTCCCCCTGAGTAAGACCGTCTACAAGCTTCATGGCGTAACGGAAAACGGACACGTGGACGCCGAGTTCATCATCGCCAGCGTGAAAAACGGCAAGTACACCAAGCTGCGCGTACCGAAAGTCTTCAAGTAA